One part of the Aliivibrio fischeri ATCC 7744 = JCM 18803 = DSM 507 genome encodes these proteins:
- the zipA gene encoding cell division protein ZipA, which yields MQELRLVLILVGALAIAALLFHGLWTSRKETSSKFGKKVDIDFDSDVDDEQAAPMRGFDQPKEDVVVQKERKEPAFAREEVPTSDDPLFEGTVSSESNKFTEQEKPTVQQAQPQPVVQQVQEPTVGRIEPEAKPVAAPVKREEPTISFSAIDDEVLTQQEPMQAKVDIPETSTYLEPEIIIAEPEPEPEPEPEPEPEPEEDVIVINVHGMGSDRFSGNRLFNSLEQNGLVFGDMAIYHRHSDLSGAGKVLFSVANMVSPGHFQVPEGEEFSTPGISFFLPLPCYGDAEHNFKLMLQTAQMVSSELGGNVLDEKRDMLTPNKIDEYKQRVKVFCRK from the coding sequence ATGCAAGAATTGCGATTAGTGTTGATACTTGTTGGAGCATTGGCCATTGCGGCATTATTGTTTCATGGCTTGTGGACAAGTCGAAAAGAAACGAGCTCAAAATTTGGAAAGAAAGTAGACATAGATTTTGATTCAGACGTTGATGATGAACAAGCTGCTCCTATGCGTGGGTTTGATCAGCCAAAAGAAGACGTGGTTGTTCAGAAAGAACGAAAAGAACCTGCTTTTGCTCGAGAAGAGGTTCCTACTTCTGATGATCCATTATTTGAAGGTACGGTTTCGTCTGAATCAAATAAGTTTACAGAACAAGAAAAACCAACGGTACAGCAAGCTCAACCACAACCGGTTGTACAACAAGTACAAGAGCCAACAGTAGGTCGTATTGAACCAGAAGCTAAGCCTGTTGCTGCACCAGTTAAAAGGGAAGAACCAACCATCTCTTTTTCTGCTATTGATGACGAAGTGTTAACTCAACAAGAGCCTATGCAAGCTAAGGTCGATATTCCTGAAACATCGACTTACTTAGAACCTGAAATTATTATTGCAGAACCAGAACCAGAACCAGAACCAGAACCAGAACCAGAACCAGAACCAGAAGAGGATGTTATTGTAATTAATGTCCATGGTATGGGAAGTGATAGATTCAGTGGTAATCGTCTCTTTAATAGTTTAGAGCAAAATGGTCTTGTATTTGGTGATATGGCTATTTATCACCGTCACTCTGATTTATCTGGCGCTGGAAAAGTCTTATTTAGTGTCGCGAATATGGTATCACCTGGACATTTCCAAGTACCTGAAGGTGAAGAGTTCTCAACACCAGGGATTTCTTTCTTCTTACCGCTTCCATGCTATGGTGATGCGGAGCATAACTTTAAGTTGATGCTACAAACGGCTCAAATGGTAAGTTCAGAATTAGGTGGTAACGTTCTGGATGAGAAACGCGATATGCTGACACCAAATAAAATCGATGAATATAAGCAGCGTGTAAAAGTATTCTGCCGTAAATAG
- the cysZ gene encoding sulfate transporter CysZ, which yields MNSFKQSQSGVQYFLKGISLAMTPGLRRFVFIPLLINFLLLGGSFIYLFNQIGSWIDQILAQIPSWLDWLSYLLWPLIVISILAVFSYFFSTLANWIAAPFNGLLAEHLEAKLTGQPAPNGGILDAVKDLPRIFKREWQKLKYYIPKALGLFILFFIPAIGQSIAPVLWFLFTAWMMAIQYCDYPFDNHKVPFETMRDELKTKRGKCLSFGSLVTLFTMTPILNLFVMPIAVCGATAMWVDVYRDTHKNR from the coding sequence ATGAATTCGTTTAAACAATCTCAATCTGGGGTTCAATACTTTTTAAAAGGCATTTCATTAGCAATGACACCAGGCTTGCGTCGATTTGTTTTTATCCCTTTATTGATTAATTTCTTATTGCTTGGTGGCTCTTTTATTTACTTATTTAATCAAATTGGTAGTTGGATTGACCAAATTCTAGCTCAGATTCCAAGTTGGTTAGATTGGTTATCTTATTTATTGTGGCCTTTAATTGTCATCAGTATATTGGCCGTCTTCTCATACTTCTTTAGTACATTAGCGAACTGGATTGCCGCTCCTTTTAATGGATTACTTGCTGAACACCTTGAAGCTAAATTGACAGGTCAACCTGCACCAAATGGCGGAATACTAGATGCTGTGAAGGACTTACCTCGTATCTTCAAGCGTGAATGGCAAAAATTGAAATACTATATACCTAAAGCATTAGGTCTATTTATTCTCTTTTTTATCCCTGCAATAGGTCAAAGTATTGCACCTGTTTTATGGTTTTTATTTACCGCTTGGATGATGGCTATTCAATATTGTGATTATCCATTTGATAACCACAAGGTGCCTTTTGAAACAATGAGAGATGAGCTAAAAACAAAACGTGGCAAATGCTTATCCTTTGGCTCTCTTGTAACACTTTTTACCATGACGCCAATCCTAAACCTATTTGTTATGCCAATCGCAGTTTGTGGGGCAACCGCTATGTGGGTTGATGTTTACCGTGATACACATAAAAACCGTTAA
- the cysK gene encoding cysteine synthase A: MTKIYEDNSQTIGNTPLVRLNRVSKGNVLAKVEARNPSFSVKCRIGANMIWEAEKAGTLKEGIELVEPTSGNTGIALAFVAAARGYKLTLTMPASMSLERRKLLKALGANLVLTEAPKGMGGAIAKAEEIVASDPSKYLLLQQFNNPANPAIHEKTTGPEIWEATEGNVDVFVAGVGTGGTLTGTSRYLKHTQNKAVLSVAVEPAESPVIAQALAGEEIKPAPHKIQGIGAGFIPGNLDLTLIDRVEAVTSEDAIEMARRLMEEEGILAGISSGAAVVAANRIAELPEFADKQIVVVLPSSGERYLSTALFAGLFTEQENEQ, translated from the coding sequence ATGACAAAGATTTACGAAGATAATTCTCAAACTATTGGTAATACCCCACTTGTTCGCCTAAATCGCGTAAGTAAAGGTAACGTTTTAGCCAAAGTAGAAGCACGTAACCCTAGCTTTAGTGTTAAATGTCGTATTGGCGCAAACATGATTTGGGAAGCTGAAAAAGCGGGCACATTAAAAGAAGGCATTGAATTAGTTGAACCAACATCAGGTAACACAGGTATTGCTCTTGCTTTCGTAGCTGCCGCACGTGGTTATAAACTAACACTAACAATGCCTGCCTCAATGAGCCTTGAGCGTCGTAAGCTACTTAAAGCATTAGGGGCTAACCTTGTATTAACAGAAGCACCTAAAGGAATGGGTGGTGCCATTGCTAAAGCAGAAGAAATTGTTGCAAGCGATCCAAGTAAGTACCTACTACTTCAACAATTTAATAACCCAGCAAACCCTGCTATTCATGAAAAAACAACTGGTCCAGAGATCTGGGAAGCGACTGAAGGCAATGTTGACGTATTCGTCGCTGGTGTTGGTACTGGCGGTACATTAACAGGTACAAGTCGTTACCTAAAACACACTCAAAATAAAGCCGTTCTGTCTGTGGCAGTAGAGCCTGCTGAGTCACCGGTAATCGCTCAAGCGTTAGCTGGTGAAGAGATCAAACCGGCACCTCATAAGATCCAAGGTATTGGTGCTGGCTTCATTCCTGGTAACCTAGATCTGACACTAATTGACCGTGTTGAAGCAGTCACATCTGAAGATGCTATTGAAATGGCACGTCGATTAATGGAAGAAGAAGGGATTCTTGCTGGTATTTCTTCTGGTGCCGCAGTAGTTGCAGCTAATCGTATCGCGGAGCTACCTGAATTTGCTGATAAACAAATTGTTGTTGTGTTACCAAGCTCTGGTGAGCGTTACTTAAGTACAGCATTATTTGCAGGCTTGTTTACTGAACAAGAAAATGAGCAATAA
- the ptsH gene encoding phosphocarrier protein Hpr encodes MYSQDVVITAENGLHTRPAAQFVKEAKGFDAKITVTSNGKSASATSLFKLQTLGLTKGTNVTISAEGAQEKEAVDHLVKLMDELH; translated from the coding sequence ATGTATTCACAAGACGTAGTAATCACTGCAGAAAATGGCCTTCACACTCGTCCAGCGGCTCAGTTCGTTAAAGAAGCAAAAGGTTTTGATGCAAAAATCACTGTTACTTCTAACGGTAAAAGTGCAAGTGCTACTAGCCTTTTCAAACTACAAACTTTAGGTCTAACTAAAGGTACTAACGTAACTATCTCTGCTGAAGGCGCACAAGAGAAAGAAGCTGTAGACCACCTAGTTAAACTAATGGACGAGCTGCACTAA
- the ptsI gene encoding phosphoenolpyruvate-protein phosphotransferase PtsI, translating into MISGILASPGIAFGKALLLQEDEIVLNKTPISDSQVETEVQRFFDARNKSSEQLEAIKAKALATFGEEKEAIFEGHIMLLEDEELEEEILALIKDDKMAADFAIHSVIEEQACALESLDDDYLKERATDIRDIGSRFVKNALGINIVSLSDINEKVILVANDLTPSETAQINLDYVLGFACDIGGRTSHTSIMARSLELPAIVGTNDITKQVKNGDMLILDAVNNKIVINPSEAELTESKKIRDDLVAEKEELAKLKDLPAITLDGHQVEVCGNIGTVKDCDGIIRNGGEGVGLYRTEFLFMDRDALPTEEEQYVAYKEVAEAMHGEPVIIRTMDIGGDKDLPYMDLPEEMNPFLGWRAVRISLDRREILRDQLRGILRASAHGKLRIMFPMIISVEEIRELKKAIEEYKAELRAEGHAFDESIEIGVMVETPAAAAIAHHLAKEVSFFSIGTNDLTQYTLAVDRGNEMISHLYNPLSPAVLLVIKQVIDASHKEGKWTGMCGELAGDERASLLLLGMGLDEFSMSGISIPRVKKIVRNATFADVKKMADEALQMPTAAEIEAHVEKFIAENTK; encoded by the coding sequence ATGATTTCTGGCATTCTAGCATCTCCAGGTATTGCTTTCGGTAAAGCACTACTACTTCAGGAAGATGAAATTGTCCTAAACAAAACTCCAATCTCTGATTCTCAAGTAGAAACAGAAGTTCAACGTTTCTTTGATGCTCGTAATAAGTCTTCTGAGCAATTAGAAGCTATCAAAGCAAAAGCGCTAGCAACTTTCGGCGAAGAAAAAGAAGCTATTTTTGAGGGGCACATTATGCTTCTTGAAGATGAAGAGCTAGAAGAAGAAATCTTAGCCCTTATTAAAGATGATAAAATGGCTGCAGACTTTGCTATTCACTCTGTAATTGAAGAGCAAGCGTGTGCACTAGAGTCATTAGATGATGATTATCTAAAAGAGCGTGCTACAGATATCCGCGATATCGGTAGCCGCTTTGTTAAAAACGCACTAGGCATCAACATTGTTTCACTAAGTGACATCAATGAAAAAGTAATCCTAGTTGCTAACGACCTTACTCCTTCTGAAACAGCACAAATCAACCTAGACTACGTTCTTGGTTTTGCTTGTGACATCGGTGGTCGTACATCTCATACATCTATCATGGCGCGTTCTCTTGAGCTTCCTGCTATCGTTGGTACTAACGATATCACTAAGCAAGTGAAAAATGGCGACATGCTAATTCTTGATGCGGTTAACAACAAAATTGTTATCAACCCATCAGAAGCTGAACTAACTGAATCTAAAAAAATCCGTGACGACTTAGTTGCAGAAAAAGAAGAGTTAGCAAAACTTAAAGACCTACCAGCTATCACTCTAGATGGTCACCAAGTAGAAGTTTGCGGTAACATCGGTACAGTTAAAGACTGTGACGGTATCATTCGTAACGGTGGTGAAGGTGTTGGTCTATATCGTACAGAATTCCTATTCATGGATCGTGATGCACTTCCTACTGAAGAAGAGCAATATGTTGCTTACAAAGAAGTAGCAGAAGCGATGCATGGTGAGCCAGTGATCATCCGTACTATGGATATCGGTGGTGATAAAGATCTACCATACATGGATCTTCCAGAAGAAATGAACCCGTTCCTAGGTTGGCGTGCGGTTCGTATCAGCTTAGACCGTCGTGAAATCCTACGTGACCAATTACGTGGTATTCTACGTGCATCAGCACACGGTAAGCTACGCATCATGTTCCCAATGATCATTTCTGTTGAAGAGATCCGTGAACTGAAGAAAGCAATTGAAGAATACAAAGCAGAACTTCGTGCTGAAGGTCATGCATTTGACGAAAGCATCGAGATCGGTGTAATGGTTGAAACTCCTGCAGCAGCAGCGATTGCACACCACTTAGCTAAAGAAGTGAGCTTCTTCTCTATCGGTACTAACGACTTAACACAATATACTCTTGCTGTTGACCGTGGTAACGAAATGATTTCTCACCTATACAACCCTCTATCTCCAGCGGTTCTGCTTGTAATCAAGCAAGTAATCGATGCTTCTCATAAAGAAGGCAAATGGACTGGTATGTGTGGTGAGCTAGCAGGTGATGAGCGTGCAAGCCTACTTCTTCTAGGTATGGGCTTAGATGAGTTCAGCATGAGCGGTATTTCAATTCCTCGCGTTAAGAAAATTGTTCGTAACGCAACGTTTGCAGATGTTAAGAAGATGGCTGATGAAGCTCTTCAAATGCCTACTGCAGCAGAAATTGAAGCACATGTTGAAAAATTTATCGCAGAAAATACTAAGTAA
- the crr gene encoding PTS glucose transporter subunit IIA, whose translation MGLFDKIKSAFSSESADAGAIDIIAPLSGEIVNIEDVPDVVFAEKIVGDGIAIKPAGNKMVAPVNGTIGKIFETNHAFSIESNDGIELFVHFGIDTVELKGEGFTRIAEEGQEVKAGDTIIEFDLAVLEEKAKSTLTPVVISNMDEIKELTKLSGAVTVGESPVLKVTK comes from the coding sequence ATGGGTCTGTTTGACAAAATTAAAAGCGCATTTTCTTCTGAAAGCGCTGACGCTGGTGCAATCGACATCATCGCACCTCTTTCTGGTGAAATTGTAAACATCGAAGATGTGCCAGACGTAGTGTTCGCTGAAAAAATCGTTGGTGACGGTATTGCTATCAAACCTGCTGGTAACAAAATGGTTGCTCCAGTAAACGGTACAATCGGTAAAATCTTTGAAACTAACCACGCTTTCTCTATCGAATCTAACGACGGCATCGAGCTTTTCGTTCACTTCGGTATTGATACAGTTGAACTTAAAGGCGAAGGCTTCACTCGTATCGCTGAAGAAGGTCAAGAAGTTAAAGCTGGTGACACTATCATCGAATTCGATCTAGCAGTTCTTGAAGAAAAAGCTAAATCAACGCTTACTCCAGTTGTTATCTCTAACATGGACGAAATCAAAGAGCTTACTAAGCTTTCTGGTGCTGTTACTGTTGGTGAATCTCCAGTTCTTAAAGTAACTAAGTAA
- a CDS encoding Dyp-type peroxidase produces the protein MSYTPQTALLPEPDRFALYVTLNIKSNPQLVLEQLQTLPALIIELNENQPDANLSSAVSFGAEFWSTLSAPMPSELAKFKQLGKGDIIAPATHGDVLIHLHSNRHDLHFYILRKLMNVISEHVEIKEEVSGFRFLDSRDMTDFVDGTENPKNEARAEVALIADGEFAGGSYMMCQRFVHKLPAWNRLSVSAQEKVIGRTKPDSIELDDVPAASHVGRVDIKENGKGVKILRHSLPYGSVSGDHGLLFIAYCKTVHNFQVMLDSMYGEVDGKTDQLLRFTDAVTGGYFFAPSQEMFAELTVK, from the coding sequence ATGTCTTACACTCCTCAAACGGCTCTACTGCCAGAACCAGATCGATTTGCATTATACGTTACATTAAATATTAAAAGTAATCCTCAGCTTGTATTGGAACAGCTGCAAACGCTTCCCGCTTTGATCATTGAATTAAATGAAAATCAGCCAGACGCGAACTTAAGTAGCGCAGTTTCTTTTGGTGCTGAATTCTGGTCAACGTTATCTGCACCTATGCCTTCTGAATTGGCTAAATTTAAGCAATTAGGAAAAGGCGATATTATTGCCCCTGCAACGCATGGTGATGTATTAATTCACCTTCACTCAAATCGTCATGATTTACATTTTTATATTTTACGTAAATTAATGAATGTGATTTCTGAGCATGTAGAAATTAAAGAAGAAGTATCGGGTTTTCGTTTCCTTGACTCACGTGATATGACGGATTTCGTTGATGGTACAGAAAATCCAAAAAATGAAGCTCGTGCTGAAGTTGCATTGATTGCTGATGGTGAGTTTGCTGGTGGTAGTTACATGATGTGCCAGCGCTTCGTACATAAATTACCAGCATGGAATCGTTTATCTGTTTCTGCACAAGAAAAGGTTATTGGTCGTACGAAACCAGATTCAATCGAGTTAGATGATGTTCCAGCAGCCTCACACGTAGGTCGCGTTGATATTAAGGAAAACGGTAAGGGTGTGAAGATTTTACGCCACAGCTTGCCTTACGGCTCGGTTTCTGGTGATCATGGCTTACTGTTTATCGCTTACTGTAAAACAGTTCATAATTTCCAAGTAATGCTTGATAGCATGTACGGAGAAGTTGATGGAAAAACTGATCAACTATTACGTTTTACAGATGCAGTAACTGGCGGCTATTTCTTTGCTCCATCACAAGAGATGTTTGCAGAGCTGACGGTTAAATAA